Genomic window (Melioribacteraceae bacterium):
AAAATATGCAAAATCGCAGAAACCCGATTTGCTAATTCGTTATACTCCCGAAGATACAGTAAGATCACAATTTGAAAATGTAGTGCTGGCTGCATCTGCTGCAGTTGAAGCCGGAGCTGATATTATTAGTGTTGCCGATACTACCGGTTATATGGTCCCAGGCACAAATAGAAGTATGTATGATTACATCTCAAGATTAAAAGATGCATTAGCTCTAAGAAATTTGTACCCCAAAATAGCTGTGCATTGCCACAACGATCGTGGCCTGGCTCTCGCCAATGCTCTTGATGCCTATCGCGCCGGAGTTGATATTATTGACGCCGCCACGCTTGGATTAGGTGAAAGAGCAGGAATTGTGGATTTAGCTCAGCTGTTAACTGTTTTATCTCTCGATTACGATGAGAAAAGATGGGACCTCACAAAGTTAGTTCCATTATATGACTTAGTAACCAAACATTCCGGTATTGCTATCCCAACTAATTTCCCAATTACCGGTAGAAATTCTTTTACTCATTGTGCCGGAGTTCATACTCACGCCGCGGCAATAAATCCTATGCACTACGAAAGCTTGAGTCCTGATATTTTAGGAAGAAAAAGAGAATTTGCACTCGACCACATGAGCGGAATTGCATCACTGCGATTTGCGCTTTCTCTCATTAATGAAAATGATCTTGATGACGAACATCAACAAGCCGCCCTAAAGGAAGTAAAATCTGTTGGTCAGCGTGGTCGTATAATTGATCTCTCCGAACTTCAACACATAGTTGAATCTGTAAAGCACGATAAATCTTATAAAAGCTGATATTATTCAGCTCCTCTTTAATTTAAATTGATTTGGGAGTATTAAACATGAAAATAGGATTGCTTCATTCTTTAATTAGAAAAGATGAAAAATTTTTGATCGATGAATTTAAAAAAATTAAAGGTGTTGAACTTGTTATGATTGATGACCGGGAAATTACCTTTAATATGGGTAAGGATAAATTTGATATTGATGTACTTGTTGAAAGATGTATTAATCACTCAAGAGCACTTCACGGATTGAGATTATTTGAGAGTGCAGGGGTTAAATGCGTAAATAATTATTCAGTCTCAACAATTTGCGGCGATAAGTTACTAACATCATGCGCACTTGCCGAACATAATGTTGCTCAGCCAGAAGTTCGTGTTGCATTCACTGAAGAATCAGCACTCAAGGCAATTGAAGAAATGGGATACCCTGTAGTTCTGAAACCCGCGGTCGGATCCTGGGGAAGATTACTTTCTAAAATAAATGATAGAGACGCCGCCGAAGCAATTCTTGAACATAAAACTGTTCTTGGCTCTTATCATCATTCTATTTTTTACATCCAGAAGTATGTCGAAAAATCAAGAATTGAAAATGGTGAAGTTAAAAAGGGTAGAGATATTAGAAGTTTTGTAGTGGGAGATAAATGTATTGCCGCAATTTATAGAACTTCTCCACACTGGATTACAAATACCGCTAGAGGCGGTGAAGCTACAAATTGTGTTGTTACTGATGAATTGAATGATATTTCGGTCAGAGCCGCTAAAGCAGTTGGTGGGGGCATTGTGGCTATAGATGTTTTTGAATCCGCACAAGGATTAATGGTAAATGAAGTGAATTACACTATGGAGTATAAAAACAGTATTTCAACTACGGGAGTTAATATCCCTGGAAAAATGGTAGAGTACATATTACAAGTGGCCGAGGGGAGATAATGGGAAAAATTAAAGTATCAATTGTTGGAGCATCCGGATATACAGGTGGTGAACTATTAAGATTGCTTTTGTTTCATCCTCATGTAGAAGTTAAACAAATTACTTCAGAAAGTTATACCGGAAAATTTGTTCATAAAATTCATCCGAACCTTCGTAAATCAACACAGTTGAAATTTGTCTCTGTAAATGAACTGGAAAGTTGCGACCTTATTTTCCTTTGTTTGCCGCACAATAGTTCACAGAACAAAATAGATCACTTTAAAAAACTTGCTCCTAAAATAATTGATTTGAGTGCCGATTTTCGTTTGAAAGATACAGCTGAATATGAAAAGTGGTATGGACATAAACACGCACGTCCTGATTTACTAAATGAATTTGTATATGGAATACCTGAGCTTCATCGTGAAGAAATGAAAAGTGCGAGTTATATATCAAGTGCGGGATGCAACGCAACCGCAAGTATACTTGGTTTGTATCCACTTTATAAAGCTGGAATTGTTGAGGAAGATAGAACTGTAATAGAAGTTAAAGCCGGCTCAAGTGAAGGGGGTAATAAGGTTAATGATGGATCTCACCATCCGGAGCGAAGCGGCGTTGTGAGATCTTATATGCCAACTCAACATCGGCACACCGCGGAGATGCTGCAAGAGCTTTCATTTGACAAAAAAATTAGTGTTCATTTTTCTGCAACTGCTATAGATATGGTACGAGGCTTACTCGCTACTTGTCATGTCTTTTTAAAGAATGATCTACCCGAAAAAGATATTTGGAAAATTTACCGTGAAGCTTATTCGAATGAACCTTTTATTAGAATTGTAAAAGAGAGCGATGGTATATACCGTTATCCCGAACCAAAATTATTGAGCGGTACAAATTATTGTGATATTGGATTTAAAAAGGATGAGTTTTCTAATCGTCTTGTCGTTGTTAGCGCAATTGATAATTTGATGAAGGGCGCTGCAGGACAAGCATTACAAGCATTTAACATAATGTATGGATTTGATGAAAGAACGGGATTAGAATTTCCCGGATTGCATCCAATCTAAATTACATATATAAGAGCTCAATAATGAGTGCGATTAAAAAAGAATTTATTACGAAAATGAATGAGTTATTGTAATGTGCCGATTACTATATGTTAATTCTGCTAAAGAGTTTGATTCTAAGGTTCATCTTAAAAAATTTGCTGATATATCAAAGAAGAGCAAAGAGTTTCAAGGGCACGGCTGGGGTTGTACATATCTTAAAGATGGTAAATGGGAATATTATAAAAATGTAAATCCAATTTGGGATGATGATTTTAAAAAATTTCCGTCAACAACCCGTTTAATAGCTCATGCCAGAAGCGCATTTAAAGATGAAGGAATTGTGGTAGAAAATAATATGCCGTTTTATGATGAAAATTTTGTTTTTATTTTTAATGGTGAACTGAGGGGAGTAAAAATAAAAGAAGAGGGAAGAATTGGCGCTGAGAAGATTTTTAATTATATAAAAAGATTTTATAAAGGAAGTACAAAAGATGCCTTAGGGAAAGGTGCCGCAATAATTAATAAAAAAACCAGCTATATAAGAGCTATGAATATAATTTTGAGTGACAAGAGCGCTTCATATATTTATTCTCTTTTTAATGAAGATGAAAATTACTTTACAATGCACATCAAAAATGAAGAGGAACTAGTTGTGGTTTGTTCGGAACCATTTATTGGTGAAATTGGCTGGCAGCAAATAAAGAATAATTCTTTAACGGAGTTGATATGCTTATAATTAAAATTGGCGGCGGTAAAGAACTAAATATCAAAGGTATAATTTCTGATCTAGCTTCTCTGAATGAAAAATTTATTATTGTGCATGGCGCAAATGCTCTGCGCGATGAATTGGCTGTTAAGTTAAATGTGCAAAAAAAAGTTGTAACATCTTTGTCGGGATACGATTCGGTTCTCAGCAATGAGGAAACAATTGATTTAATGATGATGGCTTATGCCGGATTAAAGAATAAGAGAATAGTAGAATTGTGTCAGCAGAATGGAATTAATGCGGTTGGTTTGTCGGGACTCGATGGGAAACTCTTGCAAGGAAAACGTAACACAGGAATCAAAGTTCGTGAAAATGGAAAAACCTTATTGTTGAGAGATTTTTCAGGTAAACCAAAAACCATAAATAAAGATCTATTAAATTTATTATTGGAGAATGGGTACACTCCCGTTTTATGTGTCCCCTTGATTGATGAAAATAATTTCGCGATAAATTCTGAAAACGATGACATAGTTGCATTACTGCAGACTGAGTTAAAAACTCAAAAGGTTATTTCATTGATTGAAGCTCCCGGTTTTTTACTGGATAAAAATGATCCTTCTTCTTTAATCAAACAAATATCTAAAACTGAATTAGAAACGATGGAAGGAAAAGTTGAAGGAAGAATGAAAAGAAAAATACTCGCCATTAGAAAATTATTTGATGGCGGGGAGACAACAGTTATTATTTCGGATGGAAGAACCGAGCATCCAATTATAGATGCGTTAAATGGTGAAGGTACAACAATTTCATAATGGAGGTTGGAATGATTGATTACAAAGCAATTCAGCAGCAGTACGAGATTGATGTTTATCCGATGCGTGATGTTGTATTAGTAAAGGGTAAAGGGGCACGCCTCTGGGATGATAAAGGAACAGAGTATATTGATATGGCTTCAGGCATTAGTGTTGCTAATGTTGGTCATTGTAACGATAAAGTTGTTGATGCAATCTCCAGTCAAGCCGCTACTTTAATTACCTGTCCAAACACTTTTTATAACGATTCCAAGGCAAAATTTTTAGAGAAATTATTTAGTGTTGCTCCTAAAAACCTAACAAAAGCTTTTCTAACAAATAGCGGCAGTGAAGCAATGGAAGCCGCAATAAAATTTGCCCGCGCTAATACGAAGAAAACAAAGTTCATATCTGCAATGAAGGGTTTTCATGGTAGAACCTATGGTTCTTTGAGTGCAACTTATAAAAAAGAATACCGGGACGCATTTGAACCTTTAGTCCCCGGATTTTCATTTGTTCCGTTCAACAATTATGAAAAATTAGTAGATGCCGTTGATTCTGATACCGCCGGAATTATACTTGAATTTGTTCAGGGGGAAGGGGGAATTAATATTGGTCAAAAGGAATACTTTAAACAAGTTAGGCAATTGTGCGATGAGAAAGATATCCTTTTAATTATTGATGAGATACAAACCGGATTTTGCCGTACAGGTAAAATGTTTGCGATTGAACATTTCGAC
Coding sequences:
- a CDS encoding class II glutamine amidotransferase, giving the protein MCRLLYVNSAKEFDSKVHLKKFADISKKSKEFQGHGWGCTYLKDGKWEYYKNVNPIWDDDFKKFPSTTRLIAHARSAFKDEGIVVENNMPFYDENFVFIFNGELRGVKIKEEGRIGAEKIFNYIKRFYKGSTKDALGKGAAIINKKTSYIRAMNIILSDKSASYIYSLFNEDENYFTMHIKNEEELVVVCSEPFIGEIGWQQIKNNSLTELICL
- a CDS encoding acetylornithine/succinylornithine family transaminase; its protein translation is MIDYKAIQQQYEIDVYPMRDVVLVKGKGARLWDDKGTEYIDMASGISVANVGHCNDKVVDAISSQAATLITCPNTFYNDSKAKFLEKLFSVAPKNLTKAFLTNSGSEAMEAAIKFARANTKKTKFISAMKGFHGRTYGSLSATYKKEYRDAFEPLVPGFSFVPFNNYEKLVDAVDSDTAGIILEFVQGEGGINIGQKEYFKQVRQLCDEKDILLIIDEIQTGFCRTGKMFAIEHFDIEADMMTVAKSIAGGFPMGALLCSDKIKIEKGKHGSTFGGNPLACAAGKASIEFMIENKLWEVAEQKGKFFREKLESQPLSKVREVRQIGLMIGIELKDKSQPIILELLERKIISLPAGTTVLRLLPPLVISYDDLDTVIKNLIEILA
- the argC gene encoding N-acetyl-gamma-glutamyl-phosphate reductase; this encodes MGKIKVSIVGASGYTGGELLRLLLFHPHVEVKQITSESYTGKFVHKIHPNLRKSTQLKFVSVNELESCDLIFLCLPHNSSQNKIDHFKKLAPKIIDLSADFRLKDTAEYEKWYGHKHARPDLLNEFVYGIPELHREEMKSASYISSAGCNATASILGLYPLYKAGIVEEDRTVIEVKAGSSEGGNKVNDGSHHPERSGVVRSYMPTQHRHTAEMLQELSFDKKISVHFSATAIDMVRGLLATCHVFLKNDLPEKDIWKIYREAYSNEPFIRIVKESDGIYRYPEPKLLSGTNYCDIGFKKDEFSNRLVVVSAIDNLMKGAAGQALQAFNIMYGFDERTGLEFPGLHPI
- a CDS encoding [LysW]-aminoadipate kinase, with translation MLIIKIGGGKELNIKGIISDLASLNEKFIIVHGANALRDELAVKLNVQKKVVTSLSGYDSVLSNEETIDLMMMAYAGLKNKRIVELCQQNGINAVGLSGLDGKLLQGKRNTGIKVRENGKTLLLRDFSGKPKTINKDLLNLLLENGYTPVLCVPLIDENNFAINSENDDIVALLQTELKTQKVISLIEAPGFLLDKNDPSSLIKQISKTELETMEGKVEGRMKRKILAIRKLFDGGETTVIISDGRTEHPIIDALNGEGTTIS
- a CDS encoding 2-isopropylmalate synthase is translated as MVWVLDSTLREGEQTPGVYFDKHIKLAIANLLDEIGVEIIEAGHPMVTSEIHEAVKSIAQKGYRSIVGAHSRSLKSDVDLALECGVGFIGIFYCVSDERLETVFKKDLDSAISLITDVIKYAKSQKPDLLIRYTPEDTVRSQFENVVLAASAAVEAGADIISVADTTGYMVPGTNRSMYDYISRLKDALALRNLYPKIAVHCHNDRGLALANALDAYRAGVDIIDAATLGLGERAGIVDLAQLLTVLSLDYDEKRWDLTKLVPLYDLVTKHSGIAIPTNFPITGRNSFTHCAGVHTHAAAINPMHYESLSPDILGRKREFALDHMSGIASLRFALSLINENDLDDEHQQAALKEVKSVGQRGRIIDLSELQHIVESVKHDKSYKS
- the lysX gene encoding lysine biosynthesis protein LysX, which encodes MKIGLLHSLIRKDEKFLIDEFKKIKGVELVMIDDREITFNMGKDKFDIDVLVERCINHSRALHGLRLFESAGVKCVNNYSVSTICGDKLLTSCALAEHNVAQPEVRVAFTEESALKAIEEMGYPVVLKPAVGSWGRLLSKINDRDAAEAILEHKTVLGSYHHSIFYIQKYVEKSRIENGEVKKGRDIRSFVVGDKCIAAIYRTSPHWITNTARGGEATNCVVTDELNDISVRAAKAVGGGIVAIDVFESAQGLMVNEVNYTMEYKNSISTTGVNIPGKMVEYILQVAEGR